Part of the Drosophila pseudoobscura strain MV-25-SWS-2005 chromosome 2, UCI_Dpse_MV25, whole genome shotgun sequence genome, ttgaccgttttgtttcaaaatttcgccacacccccttccgcccccgcaaaggacgaaaatccaGCCAtacacaaatctcagagactattaaggctagagtaaccagatttggtatccacactcctccacgtatatctcaaaatttcgtcccacccccctccgcccTGTAAACACGACATTTATCGCCATGAATCAACGCCTGGCAGTCCCCCTTGCTGCATACGCAATTAAACTGAGGACCAGCTCCAACCAAGCACCATAGGGTTCGTTCAGGTTTGGTTGGGTCTGGTTGGGACTAAGCAAACTGGTAAAGAGCTCTGAATATCCTTTATTCCTACGGAAGAAGAAATGCGATGAGAAATTCTTAGCCAGGAGCTCAGGATGCCGCTCTTTGAGTAGTACAGCTCTGGCGTGGAACCTGTAACTCCAGCCCCACCTTAGCGCACATCCCGTATTCATAAAATATTCCTGCCTGAGGACCGTGGCACCGTTCCACTTCCGTCTTCAGAATGTTCTTATCTTTCCAGTTGCTGGCTTGGCCCAGAGCCACATGCTGCCAGGAGGGAAGAATTGTGACAACTCTTGTTTGGTCGACCTCTGGGTAAAGCAGACCACTTTACAGGCATAATCTTAAGTGCATACTGGGCTCAAGAAGAATTCTAATCCAGCATGAATGTGTAATAATTCTATGCACTGTGGTCCCCCCAAATTTGCAAATTCAAAGCTACACACCATAGGTGCTGCTCTTGACCTGCTTTATTATTGTTCCAGGCAGGTTTTTATAGCTGTTAGTCGGTCAGATTTGGGGGTTACATTATTATCAATGGATATTAAGAATCACCTCAAGGTAAAGGGATTCAGTTTTAAGTCTTCTTCTCTCATTTGAATTGCATATTCCAAAATACGAGAATTTTTCCATATGAATTTTTCAAAGTTTTACTGCTCCTGACATGACCCTAGGATCCTGCTTTCGACCTATGACCTGTTTATTTGGAAATCTAATACATTTTTGCGACTGTCGATAACTGGCAGGCGGCTCGTTTCTTGTTCGGGCTTATCATTTCTGTTTATTGGTGGAAGTATAGTGCAACCTTTTGTTTGGTTTCGCTGCATGCTTTCATAAATGAGAGCAAACAGGCAGAGGATGCGACAGTTCCTCCATTAAATCATTTACATGTGTACTAAACAACAGATAGCGGCCAGCTGGAATCTGCTGAACTTATTTGGCATTAGCCAGGGCCCATACATTCGATACACATATGTGGACTTATTGATTATGAGAGTTGTGCGTAGTTCGTTGGATAAACAAGCAGAGCCGTTTCTTGGGAGCTTGAAACAAATTGTTTGGTACACAAAAGCACGCCTCCGATAAGAAGCCAGTAAACATTGAAGAGAAGAGCCGCCCGCATATATTTGGTTAGCCCCAGCTGTTCCAGGAGAAGAAGGCGTTGACGTGGTTGTGTGCGCTATGTTGAGACCCCCCCAATTTCCTCACTTAATAAAAGACGTGTGGTCACTCCATAATAGTTAAGTGACAAaatctatgtatatttaaCAAAGAAATGAATTCATGGCCTGAAAGAAATGATAATCTCCATGCGTCCAGCTGGTCCCCGCTTAGACTGTATCCTCGAGTTTTTCTCTCATTTTTGTGATGAAATACAGAACAGAGATAAGCCACTTGGATATGCAGCAAGAGATGCTGGCTGCAAACATGTTTTCCATTTATCTATAGtcacgtacatatatgtgcgCCTTTTTTTGCCACCGAAACAACTGAGAGACTTTTTATTGGCTTCCCACTGACTTATCAAGCAGTTTGATAAATCCCGTTTTCTTACTACTTTCACTTTCTCTTGATATTAAAGCAACCAACGATTCTCACCCTATGTGCATGACATTAAGTCATCAGGACCATCCTGGCCATCTATAGCGCAATactaataaatacatataataatTCATATTTACAGGCAGACAATGTCCAAATCCTATTTGCTCAATTAAGTTAAAGAATTTCGCGCTAGAAACATATTGGTTCGGTGGAATTGGAATTGTTTCCAGGAAGGCCAATCCGAATACAAATTTGGATTGTTTGTTTAACGAGAAGCTCCAATGGCACTGATAAGAGGCCGGTACCCGGTACCCACGCGAGCGAAACGCCTCTCACACGTTTTATATTTTGGCCAGCTGTGTCTGGTTGGGTGGGGGTGGCGGTACGGGTggtgtttgtttgctttcccCATAAACAAATTGTTTTATGCTTATATGAGAGGGTGTTTGGCTTGTAGAAAACACTGCCAGAATTATGTGGAGACAGACTAAAGCAGAACGTTTAGGTGGGCTTGATTCTGGTGAAATCTCCGAAAATCCAGAATTATCAAAAGAATgctcaattttcatttttcaatttttgattCGTTTGCATGGTAAAAATACTACGtagatatatttaataaattagaATAAATTAACTTATGTAATTATAGCTAAACAATAATGACGACAACGGCGGACACGGACGATGAGAATTTTACTAGGCGCACACatttctggctctggcacgaATCCACTTCGGTCTACTGTAGCCTCTTGCTTATTGTGTCCAGATAGTTGTAGCCATTGTAGGCCTTATTCGTGGCCCAGTCCTTGCTATAGTTATTGCCATCATGCCCGGCACCAGCCCCAGAGCTGTAGGGGGAGTAGGAGTTGGAGAAGCTGCTGCCGCCCACAAACTGCGAATAGTCTGAGGGCTCCGAGTCGTAGACATGCGAGTGCGTCTGCACCAGGTGCGGATGGATCTTGCACATGGTCTTGTACTTCAGGTAGTGAATCAGCCAGCCCACGCCGCCAACCAAGAGCACGTTCATGCCGATTACAGTCAATAGCATGGACACCAGAGTCATTTTCAGGTGCGCGATTTTCATCAGAATGACCAGCGGCAGGATAATGAGCCatttcctcttcttcttcttcagaCGCGCCTCTGGGGGGTGCAAAACAGAACTTGATACCCGGAGTCGGAGAGAGATTAATGTTCACCTACCCGACTCGTCCATGACGCGGGCGCCTGTCTCGCTGGATAACGCCAATTGGAGGCCGTGGTTGCGACCGAAGGTCTCCACCGCCCGCTTGAGGAACTTGAAGATGAGCGTCAGCTCGCTGTCACCTGGTGGATAGTCGGATGGAGAAGTGCGTAATTAGCCGAGTGAAAAATGCTTAtcaattgtttattgtttgccCCACCCTCCGCAGGGCGCTGGAACCGGACCAAGAAGCGCGCAGAAATAAATTccagaaattaattaacacTCGCAATAAACATCCGCAACGGATAATCGACCAGCAGCTGCCTTAGAGACTGCTTCTGGCACTGGAAGTGGATGCTGTCTGAGCAAAAGTGATAAATTAAACTGCAtcgcacaccacacaccacactaTACTCGGTATTTCGGTCATTTGAATGTCGCGGTCTTAAACGTTAATTTCCTTTGCCAACTGACCGGGGAAAACAACTTTCGTTTCGGGCAATAGGCCATGGACCATGGACACGGACCCACCTTCCAAGCTCTTGGCGtcgttgaacaccacaatatcGTCGGCCGGCTCCCCCAACTGGACCAGCCGCAGGAGGCGGTGCTTATCCGCGGCCAAATCTCGTCCATATTCGTTGGGGAAAAAGCCCATGCCATTGGTGGCCAGTTTCCAGATTAGCTTCGAGGCCTTGTACTTGATGCAGGACATCAGATTGCGAGTGTCGAAGCACTGACGCTGGTTGCGCGCTATGTAGGCATCGCTATGCGACAGCAGCGATGAGCCCGCTCGGCCATTGGATCGATGGATGGCGGGCGTTGACTGTGGTGCATCTGTGGCCTGCTCCTCTGCGCTGCCGTAGtggagcagtagcagcagcatcaatGCCACCACGATGCGACAGAGTAGCATTTTGATGTCGATTTGGAATGCGAGGCGAGTCTGCGATAGTTGGGACACCGCACGGCTGACTGGACGAGACACAAATAGCAGCCAGAAGGCGCTGGCAACTCCTTTTATCACAGCGAGGCAACCGCAAGCCGAGGCTCTCAACGAAGATAGCTGCTTGGCAAGTTGCACCTCGTCGGCTCGTCTAATGCTCATGTGCATGCAGCATGCACCGGAATCGCAATTCCTGCCGCCGAGCTGTGGatgcaatgccaatgccaatgccaccGGGCTTTCTGGGTCAGACTCGGAGCGCGGGGCGAGTTTTTGCTGTACGATCAGCGATCGAACAGCAAATTGGATCGATCGCATTGTCGTCTGGATTATGAAGCCAGCAGCTAGCTAGCTAGGCAGCAGCCAAACAACCACCAATTGACCGACCGCCTTCCAGCTGCGATGCGTGTGACTGAAAGCAAGAGCCGCAAACGAAAGTGAATCGCAAAGTAGCGGCCGCACCGAGatacgtacgagtatctgaTGGATACGCTGTTACTCGTACAATTAAAATCCCCTGGCGCCACTCTGAGACTCTGAGCAGCGACCTAATCCAAATCAGAGCCATCTGAGCTGGAGGCGCATCTAGTAAATGATACCAATCGGAATAAGTGCGAATGCGCATTTATGTGAGTTTAAACTACGCCTTGTGTGGGGCATACTCCGGTTGCATCgtgcaatttgcatatttgaatGGAACACTGCACTTTGAATTGTTGCCGTTCATTAAATTGTATTCGTATTTGTGTGGTACTGTGAGACTGCGAGTTGTCTGACCGACCGTCTTAATTACAAAGCCACAGACATTGGATGCGaaagttgttgttggtattagatacagatgctgctgctggcgatgctgTTTCTACTGCAGTTGCTCTTGTTGACGTGTTGCTGCATTATTTACTAGTGAAAGTAACAATTGGCGGACTCTTTTTTTGCCCCCGGTCCATCGACAATGCTTGACATTCTTGGCCAGCATTGACTGACATCCAATTGATTAGCTTTGCCACCTGTCACTTGTTGTCTGCACTCGCACTTAATGAGCATTAGGTAATCCAATCGAACCGATTCCAGAACCAGCTCCGTTTattgtagctgtagctgtctGTAGAAAGTTTTGGTTTTCCTTGATCGGAAATTGCCCTAAACATTGTCTTTAAGCAAGCCGCGAAATGTTTGAAGACAACATGGCTAACTATGATGGTCCGCCCCGCAAACATCAGTCGCTTGATGGCCACATATTAAATCACGAAGCACACGCAAACGTGCGGGTATTCAGAGGATTTCGAATTTCGGATCTACCCCAGAGTCCGCCCAAAACTACTTTTGAAAGAAATTAGCTGCAAAAGACTGCGAGACTGAAACCGAAAACGAATACCCCAGCTGAACCGCCAACGACTTGCTTAGGCAATTAAACAAATTGAACTAGAGAGGATGGAGCAGGAGCTCCGCTCTGATCTGCTGGGCTGCTGTAGCAGACGGCCGGATGGTATAAAGACTGTCATGTCGCCAATGGCCAATAGCTAACGACAATTGGCTACCAGACAGACCTGGGTCATAAAAACTCTCTTACGGCCTTGCCTTCACTGCTTGGTAGCGAAATTTCCGTCCAGCTGCAGGCGTctaagtgtttttttttttaatgcagAAAATGCACTTATGAGTTCAGGACAACTTTAGAAAAAACGTGTGATATATAACTTGTACATTTCACTTTCGATGTTAAAGCACTTTAATGGGATACATCTGATGGGATATGCAGATATAACGAGCACTGCCACTGTCTCTGGCGACACTGACCATCCAGTCAGCTATAATATCCCAGGATACGCATCCAATTAAGGTTATCAATGGGCAGTCTCCATCTCCGCCTCAGCAAATTGTCGCGTTCACAATGGGATTCGATTAACTTCAATGGAGTGATAAAATCCGAAACCAATAAACGCCTGATTCTACAAAACAACGCCACGCCTTAATACTCGATGATGATACTCGAATATCCTATTCCGCTTATTTTTAAAGTGGAAAATTAGCCACTCAATAAAATCTGTAAAATAAACAAAGCTGTTAAAAAACACGTGCATATAAAAACTTTGAGGTCTTAGGTAGATctgaaataataattatgtCTATGGACTGATTATTTCTGATTATTCGTCTGTGATTAGAGCAGCCCAAACAAATCTGAAGCACTGAAAATTATATCATATACAGTAGAGTCCTTTTATAACGACTCTGCTTATAGTGTCCGTCCGGAGATAGCGACGAAAAATAGCGATAGCGACGCCTAAATTTCGTGACCTTGGAAAGAGTTTACGTGACGTTGCAATGCTATTGTTACGTGAATCGGTACGCGTTAATATATACTAGCGACAGCTGTTGTTCATTTCGCACTTAGCTCATCCAAAACACCCTTCATAATATGTTACTTTCCCACATctacatctacatacatactaaCTACATCATACTAGGACGCCACCCAACAGTCCATTTTGATACGCTACAACAAAAAGTTCTCACCAATAGGTGGCAATAGCGATAGTTTTTGTCGCCATCTATGTCTTATAGgaaatataaaaacatattgcCTGAATTTGTGTCTTTTATTTTAGCTGCCATGCACTTTCCCAATTTCCAGCActgaaattttaaattttcttaTGGTTCACGTTTTAGATAGGATCTGGTTCACGTCTCGGATCCTATGGTCTccacaatatatattttttagacTCCGAAAATTGTTAGATTTGCGAAGAAAAATTGCTTAAAATTTTGTGAAAATTGCAACGAATAGAGTACCAAAATTTGGTGTCAAAAAGCTTTGCGCCTATTTGTGATCCAGATCTTGCCAGATCTAGCAACTAAATTGTTGAACTGGCATCACTGCTCCGATATTTAATGCTGAATAACCGTGCGGTTAGTCATAGTCCCATGGCAATCAGTCAGCCGATGGCGGTGAACCAGTCGTTTTACAGGTGTCTTAAATACTTATATTATTTGGCTGAAGATATACCGTAGCTTTATTGGTCAAATTTTACCGCGTACTGTGTATTCTTTTTCTGATCGAAACAATCCCCTTATCGATTGAGATAATTTAACTACAAATATAATGTGGCATAATAATTCTGGCAACTGTTTAATGGCTTCAGATGAACGGAGGACAACATATCAACAGAATATTATTAATTGGTATTTAAAGATATTATTTAACAGACTTAAACAACAATTTAACTTAGCACGAAAATGTTAACACTGAATGGAAGTCTTAAATTAAcacattttgatttgttctAGCGCGTAACAAACGCATGATCAACGAGTTCTTATCAAGACCGTAGATGGAGGTTTGCCCACTTGATTCGGATAGGGGCTCCTCCACCGTGTAATCACTGCTCTGGGTTGTCGTTGAGGCTTCCGTTGATGCCTCGTCGTTCGACTCACTTCCAGATTCTGTGCTGGACAGATCTCCAGCTATTGTGGCTGATGATGTGGCAGCAGTAGTGGCAGAAGTCTCTTCTATGCCTGCGGTAGTCTCTTCGCTTGTCGTTTCTTCCCCTGCCTCTGGAGATGTGAACGCTGTTGTAGACACTTCTGTTGTGGCAGGAGGACTCGTGGCGTCAGAGGTGGTAGTCGGTGCAGTCGTGGTCTCGATGGGTTCTGGTGTCGCTGTGGTTGTGCttgtggcggcagcggtggtcAGCATAAATAGTATTTGTGGATCCACATCTTCGTAAAGGTTTGCAGCGTTCCCAATATCCAAATTCAAGAGTTCCGCCGAGGCAATGCTCAGAGTAGGCGGCATCGGCGATGCTGTGCTTCTGCTGGTTGTCGTCGCCTCAAGTGGATCTGGTAGGGGCAAGGATTCCCCCGGCTTAATCCAGGAATATTGCGGATACTTTTCGCTGTGCGCCTTTTTGAAGGTCGATGGTTTTTTGCTGAAGTAACCCTTGACGTTGTCGAGGGTCTTTCGAACCAGCCAATTGTCATTTGAGGACCAAAGACTTAAAGCGGACTCTTCTTCGCTTGGCTGCGCATAACTGGATCGAGGCACGGGGTCAAAGCCGGCACTGGCCGACTCTATTTTGCGAATCTTGCGATTGTTGTATTCCTCAGATGCTGGCGTTGGTTTAAACGATTTCCTGAACTGCTGGCGCGGCTTGTATGGGTTTATTGGTGCCTTCGTTATTGGGAGGCTGGCCAGAGGCTTcccggtggtggtggtggtggtggtggtagtaGAGGGGCGGGAGGCATTTCGCCTGTTGCTGGCATACAGCATACGGGGAATCAGAGAAGATTTGTGACCGCGTTCCGTGGTAGCTGCCTTGGGCTTGATCGTTCCCCTGGACTTTACGCACTCTCCTTTGTGGATAATCTTCCAAACTACAAGAAAAGTATGCTTATTCTCTGTCCAAGGCTGCTTCGATAGAGGGTACCTACCAATTCTGGGATCCTTGCAACGCACTCTCTCCAGAAAGCACTCATTGATTACTGTGTGGTCTACGCCGTTCCGACTGGCACACACAGGCTGATAGACCGAGGGGCAGGGCTTGTTACAGCGTCGGCAGGAGCCGTCGTGTAAAATGGACCATGCTGCGGAGGATCGTGAAATCATTAAAGTCCTGCCAAAAATCCTCATGCAAATGCCTTACCATCACCGACGCTCTGGCTGTAGTCTATGAGAGCACACACATTCGAAAATGTGCGTCTCTCTCCGTTGAAGCTGCCACACACAGGCTCGTTGCTAAACACGCACGGCCTTATGGAGCTTTTTGGAGCATTACCTTCAGTGGTGGCACTTCCATAGACTCGCCGGACCTTTGGCGCGGACACCACATAGGGCTTGCGAGCTGGGAGGGAGTAGCTCTTCTCCATGGTGCCTGTGTTGCTGATGAACTGGGTGTGGAATGTGGAGGGGGCATAGATTTGCACTGCGTCCTCGGGTATCTGGAAGTCTTCCACCTGATTGGAGTTCTTGCCGTGACTGTGACTGCGCTTGGTCCGATCCGCTTCCAGTTTTGGCTTGGCCCTTGGCTTATATTTGCGACTGTGCTTCATTTTAGTGCTGTCCTCGCCACAAAGTCCCTCGGAGACTATGCGCCAATCTGTGGGACATAAAGGCATAAGTGATTCAAACCGGCAACTGGCACACACGCCGGGCCACCTACTTCTCTGTGTCTTAATGTTCTCGGCATTTACCAAGCACTCATTCGAAAATGTAGACTTTACACCCGCATATACTGCGCACACTGGACGATAGATCCTGGTGCAAGGCACTGGCTGTGGACGCTGGTATTTCCCCACGTATGGTGATGTATGCTGGGCCAGAGTCTCTCTGCTGGCCTTGGGACACACGCCCCACCTGTACACCGCCCAGTCGGCCTGTAACAAGCACGAGCTGCGTGCCATTTCACATCGGTTCCTGAAAGTCCTGCGCTCCCCAGTGCTCGCACTGACGCCGCAGAAAGGCTGATATCCATTGCCGCACTGGAAGTCACAATTGGGGAAGCAGTGCCGCAGAGTCACATCATCTGGATAAAATAGACAAAAATATAGAGGCAGTGCTAGAACTAGCTGTAGTTTACTCACATAAGGGTGCACCAATTAGGTTGCCTCGCTGGGCCTTGCGCAGATCGCACTCGTTCTTGAAAAGGAAGTACATGCCGCTGTCGCGACTCCGTGCGCACACGGGAACATCATCGTCGAAGCATGATCCACGAGCGGAAGCGACCAAAATATATAATCCCAAGCAGAACAGCACTTGTCTCCCAGCCATGTTCCTCTAGTTCTGAAACGTCAAGACTCAATACAATCCGACTCAATGCATCTCGGCCTTATATATGTCGCCGATGTCACGCGCTGCAATCTGTCACACTCCACACTCATCGGGGCATGGAGCATGGTGCCAGACCAGATGATATTATCGGTCGCCAAATTCTGCAGACATCAAATTTCGCGATAAACACGCTCGGCAGACCAGACCATGCCGAGCTCATGGCATCGGAATTCTGTGAAATTTGTCAGTTTGCCCGATAGATTCTTCGATTGTTCTTTCTCTATTGATAACGACCCGGCCCCCCGTTTTGTCAATTAGATGCAACTCTTTATTGCGGCTTCGATTGCAACGCTGTGACTGCCGCTCggctccgctccactccggGTGCTGTGTGGTGATACGTGATATTTGGTTGATTTCGGAAAAGCCACCAGATAACCCCCAGTCAGCCAAACTTGGCATTTGCATTGATTGTGcggttgctgatgctgctgctgtacaGCTCTGCCAAAACTTTATAGTTAGTATCTTTTCCCCACTTCCCTAAGCTGATAATGCGCCCCAACGCCTGCTACCGACCCCGCACCGCAGCTCCAGTAGTTATTTGGCATCTTTTATTATTTGCATACACAATAAGTTTTTTCTTAGCcacagttttgttttgtggcttttgttaaTTCGTTCTTTTGAATGAAATGAATCAACTTTTTCTATCAGTAAGAAAATTCTCTAATATTCGTGCCAgagtaaaaatgtaaaaaataccaaactCGCGACAATAATCGTTGCATTCAGATTAAATGTATTCTGATTATATATACTGtgatataaataataaagatGATAAATTTACGGATTCGATAACAAAGAAATAAGAGTTTAAGTGAGaaaaatcaattcaatttttcaccttgatcaatcaatcaaatctTCATTTATGTAGGTCAAGTTCTATCAAAGAgatgaaataattatttaattggtGTTGCTAGAATCTCTGCTAATTTGTGTTCGTACGGTTCTCTGGCGCAACCAACTATTCCATACCCCATGGATAATCTGGCCACATGATCAGTTGACTCTTCCCCAGGCTGCCACTCGGAATAGCGTCACAGTCACGTGCAGGCGTCATGCTGCTCCCCGTATCCGTCCCCGTCTGCCTTTGTAGGCCAATTGGTAATTTTGCGAAGCGGGCAGAAACTTCTTCGCCACTAATGAcaaacaatttggaaatagaaatacatagatatagaaacagaaacgggCGCTAAAATTACAAAATCTAATAACGCGCGGCTAATGCAATCGggtgaaagaaagaaagcaagCCAGCTCGGCAGTTGCTGAATGACTGGAGAGAGAGCCAGCGCTGAATTCCGGCTGGAGAAATGGCctaaacagagaaagagagagaaacgaTGCATGAGAGTTGCTCTGTCTTGGCAGGTGCTGTGAGAGCCACGATCTGAGCGGCAGCTCCGTTGGAGCTGCAAGAAAAAGTCAGGCCGGCCAGCCAGTCTAACGACAAGAGCTGAAGCA contains:
- the Osi1 gene encoding uncharacterized protein Osi1, encoding MRSIQFAVRSLIVQQKLAPRSESDPESPVALALALHPQLGGRNCDSGACCMHMSIRRADEVQLAKQLSSLRASACGCLAVIKGVASAFWLLFVSRPVSRAVSQLSQTRLAFQIDIKMLLCRIVVALMLLLLLHYGSAEEQATDAPQSTPAIHRSNGRAGSSLLSHSDAYIARNQRQCFDTRNLMSCIKYKASKLIWKLATNGMGFFPNEYGRDLAADKHRLLRLVQLGEPADDIVVFNDAKSLEGDSELTLIFKFLKRAVETFGRNHGLQLALSSETGARVMDESEARLKKKKRKWLIILPLVILMKIAHLKMTLVSMLLTVIGMNVLLVGGVGWLIHYLKYKTMCKIHPHLVQTHSHVYDSEPSDYSQFVGGSSFSNSYSPYSSGAGAGHDGNNYSKDWATNKAYNGYNYLDTISKRLQ
- the LOC4801910 gene encoding uncharacterized protein, producing the protein MAGRQVLFCLGLYILVASARGSCFDDDVPVCARSRDSGMYFLFKNECDLRKAQRGNLIGAPLYDVTLRHCFPNCDFQCGNGYQPFCGVSASTGERRTFRNRCEMARSSCLLQADWAVYRWGVCPKASRETLAQHTSPYVGKYQRPQPVPCTRIYRPVCAVYAGVKSTFSNECLVNAENIKTQRNWRIVSEGLCGEDSTKMKHSRKYKPRAKPKLEADRTKRSHSHGKNSNQVEDFQIPEDAVQIYAPSTFHTQFISNTGTMEKSYSLPARKPYVVSAPKVRRVYGSATTEGNAPKSSIRPCVFSNEPVCGSFNGERRTFSNVCALIDYSQSVGDAWSILHDGSCRRCNKPCPSVYQPVCASRNGVDHTVINECFLERVRCKDPRIVWKIIHKGECVKSRGTIKPKAATTERGHKSSLIPRMLYASNRRNASRPSTTTTTTTTTGKPLASLPITKAPINPYKPRQQFRKSFKPTPASEEYNNRKIRKIESASAGFDPVPRSSYAQPSEEESALSLWSSNDNWLVRKTLDNVKGYFSKKPSTFKKAHSEKYPQYSWIKPGESLPLPDPLEATTTSRSTASPMPPTLSIASAELLNLDIGNAANLYEDVDPQILFMLTTAAATSTTTATPEPIETTTAPTTTSDATSPPATTEVSTTAFTSPEAGEETTSEETTAGIEETSATTAATSSATIAGDLSSTESGSESNDEASTEASTTTQSSDYTVEEPLSESSGQTSIYGLDKNSLIMRLLRARTNQNVLI